From Thunnus albacares chromosome 22, fThuAlb1.1, whole genome shotgun sequence, the proteins below share one genomic window:
- the LOC122973870 gene encoding protein NYNRIN-like: MVAQCQALRGAAQTPQTQTITHLGLELYMLSLTEHIQLPQSRFVLQQPPLPTQYGPPSELSEVPSILWAKHKNHVGFVNSAPPHEVTLKPGAKLPMVRQYNLPHKSIAGIEGVIQSLLDQGVLVQTTSPCNTPILPIPKANRPDEWRFVQDLQAINSIVVPTAPIVPDTNSILASLPSNSTHNTVIDLSSAFFSIPLHPDSQYLFAFTFKGKQYTWQRLPQGFVESPTVYAAAVKRDLDDLHFPGGSTLLQYADDLLIASPSQEACRTDSILLLQRLAECGHRASLAKLQFCRSEVTYLGHVLKNGQRLLSPERLKLLVNMPPPTTKKQMLSFLGMANYCRHWIFEYAAMDSVLRNATLQSAPPKVQWTEDMNKAFQDLKHALTLAPALGLPDYHQPFHLHVHERDGFATGILVQKHGSHYRPVAYYSSRLTPVVLGMPGCLRAVAAVAIMIEKSSPIVLAHDCVVHVPHAVLHILNTSATQHMTAARRSGYEAIILHSPHITLKRSPPLNPATLLPLIDTDDEHDCITTIDLCTSPRPDLLQTPIPNSDLIFYTDGSASRPSDSTHLAGYAVVNDWGVVEAKALPPGTSAQAAELYALTRACILASGKVATIYTDSRYAFGAAHDFGQLWKMRGFVSSSGKPLQHHTLVNDLLDAILRPSQLAIIKCAAHTNGTDPVSRGNAMADTAAKQAALSSPSLVLQCASTQPTNPIPVPSANDVVTMQNHADDRERSLWLRKGCKVDAESGLWLHPDGRPVCPRALLHVLARVTHGPAHVGRGVMNDVIRSQWFAPGITQVSQTLVDSCMICQQTRKKNSTVKHDHLEPPSGPFVNMQIDFVHMPSSQGFKYLLVITDRFSKWVEAFATKKEDARTVVKCLLKEVIPMYGVPQGIDSDRGPAFVSKITQGLSEILGFKWQLHVPYHPQSSGQVERMNATIKDRLTKTVLATGLKWPDALPIVLYSIRSAPSATTGLSPHEVLMGRPMSTGTSPPLTPHKATLLWTDEFMTEYVKRLTEILRKYHLQVADRLPKPSEEPIHSFREGDLVLIKSLEKVSLSLRWKGPYQVLLTTRTALKVEGRAEWIHATRCRLAPPTTGGGEQSPGR; encoded by the coding sequence ATGGTGGCACAGTGCCAGGCATTGAGAGGAGCTGCGCAGACTCCTCAAACTCAAACAATAACACACTTGGGCCTTGAGCTGTACATGTTATCTTTAACTGAGCACATCCAGCTACCTCAGAGTAGGTTTGTTTTGCAACAACCACCCCTCCCCACACAGTATGGGCCTCCATCAGAGCTTTCAGAGGTTCCATCTATTTTATGGGCTAAACATAAAAACCATGTGGGTTTTGTGAATTCGGCTCCACCTCACGAAGTCACACTCAAACCTGGTGCTAAACTACCAATGGTCAGGCAATACAATTTGCCACACAAGTCAATTGCTGGTATTGAAGGTGTAATTCAGTCTTTACTGGATCAAGGTGTGTTGGTTCAAACAACAAGCCCATGTAACACACCCATTTTACCCATTCCAAAAGCAAACCGCCCAGATGAATGGCGTTTTGTACAAGATTTGCAAGCTATTAATAGCATTGTAGTGCCAACAGCTCCAATTGTGCCAGACACAAATTcgattttagcttcactaccaTCCAactcaacacacaacacagtcaTTGATTTGAGTTCAGCTTTTTTCTCAATCCCGTTGCATCCAGATAGCCAGTATCTGTTTGCATTCACATTCAAAGGAAAACAGTACACCTGGCAGCGTTTGCCTCAGGGTTTTGTCGAGAGTCCTACAGTTTACGCAGCAGCAGTGAAACGGGACTTGGATGACCTCCACTTTCCAGGGGGCTCCACTCTCCTACAGTATGCAGATGACCTCCTGATAGCTTCACCATCACAGGAAGCTTGTCGAACGGACTCCATCTTGCTCCTACAGAGACTAGCTGAGTGTGGTCATAGAGCATCACTTGCCAAACTGCAATTTTGTCGGTCTGAGGTGACATACTTGggtcatgttttgaaaaatggacAGCGCCTGTTGTCACCGGAGAGGTTGAAACTGCTGGTTAACATGCCTCCTCCCACAACCAAGAAACAAATGCTCTCGTTCTTGGGGATGGCGAATTATTGCAGACATTGGATCTTTGAGTATGCTGCTATGGACTCTGTTTTGCGAAACGCCACACTGCAATCAGCTCCTCCCAAGGTGCAGTGGACTGAGGACATGAACAAAGCTTTTCAGGACCTGAAACATGCTCTCACCTTGGCTCCGGCATTGGGGCTGCCGGACTATCATCAGCCGTTCCATCTGCATGTACATGAACGAGATGGCTTTGCTACAGGCATTCTCGTGCAAAAACATGGGTCTCATTACCGTCCAGTTGCGTACTACTCCTCTCGACTAACCCCTGTGGTTCTTGGCATGCCAGGTTGCTTAAGAGCGGTGGCCGCCGTTGCCATCATGATTGAGAAATCTTCTCCAATTGTACTGGCTCATGACTGTGTTGTGCACGTTCCACATGCAGTACTTCACATCTTGAACACATCTGCTACCCAACACATGACAGCTGCACGTCGTTCAGGCTATGAAGCAATCATTCTTCATAGTCCACACATCACTTTAAAACGCTCACCTCCATTGAATCCAGCTACTCTCCTTCCATTGATTGACACAGATGATGAGCATGATTGCATCACAACTATTGACCTGTGTACATCCCCAAGGCCAGACTTGTTGCAGACACCAATACCCaattctgatttgattttttacaCTGATGGTTCAGCTAGCAGACCATCTGATAGCACACATCTAGCTGGCTATGCAGTAGTTAACGATTGGGGGGTAGTAGAGGCAAAAGCACTGCCTCCAGGTACCTCTGCTCAAGCAGCAGAACTGTATGCTCTAACTAGAGCGTGTATTCTTGCTTCTGGTAAGGTGGCTACTATTTACACTGACTCAAGATATGCATTTGGCGCTGCTCATGATTTTGGCCAGTTATGGAAGATGAGAGGTTTTGTGTCATCTTCTGGAAAACCACTACAGCATCACACTTTGGTTAATGACCTGTTAGATGCTATTTTGCGCCCATCTCAGCTTGCAATCATCAAATGTGCTGCTCACACGAATGGAACTGATCCTGTTTCACGAGGAAATGCAATGGCTGACACTGCAGCCAAACAAGCGGcactttcctctccctctttggTACTTCAATGTGCCTCCACACAACCTACCAATCCAATTCCAGTTCCTTCCGCTAATGATGTCGTGACAATGCAAAATCACGCTGATGACAGGGAGCGAAGTCTTTGGTTGCGTAAAGGTTGTAAAGTTGACGCGGAGTCTGGCTTGTGGCTCCACCCTGATGGTCGACCGGTTTGCCCTCGAGCTCTCCTTCATGTACTGGCACGTGTGACGCATGGTCCAGCGCATGTTGGAAGAGGGGTGATGAATGATGTTATTCGCTCACAGTGGTTTGCTCCAGGCATTACTCAAGTTTCACAAACACTTGTGGATAGTTGTATGATATGTCAACAGACCAGAAAAAAGAATAGCACAGTGAAACATGACCACTTAGAACCCCCATCAGGTCCttttgtaaatatgcaaatagatTTTGTACATATGCCAAGCTCACAAGGCTTCAAATACTTGCTAGTCATAACCGACAGGTTCTCGAAGTGGGTAGAAGCTTTTGCAACGAAAAAAGAAGATGCAAGAACAGTTGTAAAGTGTCTGCTAAAAGAGGTAATCCCTATGTACGGAGTGCCGCAGGGAATAGATAGCGACAGAGGTCCAGCTTTTGTGTCAAAAATCACTCAGGGACTGTCAGAAATCTTAGGATTTAAGTGGCAGTTACATGTTCCTTATCATCCACAGAGTTCAGGTCAAGTTGAGAGAATGAATGCAACTATCAAAGACAGATTGACCAAAACAGTCCTAGCCACAGGCCTGAAATGGCCTGATGCACTGCCGATTGTGCTGTACTCCATTCGGAGTGCACCAAGTGCAACTACAGGACTGAGTCCTCACGAGGTGCTGATGGGAAGACCAATGTCCACAGGGACAAGTCCCCCACTGACACCACACAAAGCTACTCTGCTTTGGACGGATGAGTTCATGACTGAGTATGTGAAAAGACTAACAGAGATTTTGAGAAAGTATCATTTACAGGTGGCTGACAGACTCCCCAAACCATCGGAAGAACCAATTCATTCCTTTCGAGAAGGTGACCTGGTATTAATCAAATCTCTGGAAAAAGTGTCTTTGTCTCTTAGGTGGAAAGGTCCATACCAGGTGCTGCTGACTACTAGGACGGCCCTGAAGGTCGAAGGCAGAGCAGAATGGATCCACGCCACAAGGTGCAGACTGGCCCCCCCAACCACTGGCGGAGGAGAGCAGAGCCCTGGCAGGTAA
- the mfap3l gene encoding microfibrillar-associated protein 3-like: protein MIEFPPPRVTHRQSEKMHWAGGYVFLVLVSLIASRTAWALSADTDRNRTENGTVTDGGFVPVAFTKVNQIIAREGSCALIDCNVTGDPLPSFKWFNSHGNRLDTETSGGKWWLLDNGVLNITSIEFADRGKYTCMASNVHGSSNCTVTLRVVFTNGDMGVYYMVVCLVTFTIIMALNVTRLCMMSSHLKKTEKAINEFFRTEGAEKLQKAFEIAKRIPIITSAKTLELAKVTQFKTMEFARYIEELARSIPLPPLIMNCRTFMEEILEVVGVEEMRHTFLRQAPEGRGEVTGRMASIGGRDVFTILQERERERERSESPAADSDNSSVHEQPQQIAIQVSVHPPLAAGGYCSIEAPPQPETTPSSPPPSSSSSPLPLPPAHQEEQPEAEAEAEAEQSAEQAAPEPAPANNTPPCQVIYESHV from the exons ATGATAGAGTTTCCTCCCCCTCGGGTGACGCACCGACAGTCAGAGAAAATGCACTGGGCCGGCGGATACGTTTTTCTGGTCCTGGTGTCCCTTATCGCCTCTCGCACCGCCTGGGCCTTATCAGCGGACACGGATAGAAACCGCACGGAGAATGGCACTGTGACAGACGGCGGATTTGTCCCAGTTGCATTCACAAAAGTGAACCAGATAATTGCCCGGGAGGGGAGCTGCGCACTGATTGACTGCAATGTCACTGGAGACCCGCTCCCCAGTTTTAAATGGTTCAACTCCCATGGAAACCGTCTGGACACCGAGACGAGTG GTGGGAAGTGGTGGCTGCTGGACAACGGTGTCCTCAACATCACCAGCATCGAGTTCGCAGACCGAGGAAAGTATACATGCATGGCGTCCAACGTGCACGGCAGCTCCAACTGCACGGTGACTCTGCGTGTGGTCTTCACCAACGGTGACATGGGCGTGTACTACATGGTGGTGTGCCTGGTCACCTTCACCATCATCATGGCCCTGAACGTCACGCGCCTCTGCATGATGAGCAGTCACCTGAAGAAGACGGAGAAAGCCATCAACGAATTCTTCCGCACGGAGGGCGCCGAGAAGCTACAGAAGGCCTTCGAGATCGCCAAGCGGATCCCCATCATCACCTCGGCCAAGACGCTGGAGCTGGCGAAGGTCACGCAGTTCAAGACCATGGAGTTTGCGCGGTACATCGAGGAGCTGGCTCGCAGCATCCCGCTGCCGCCGCTCATCATGAACTGCCGCACCTTCATGGAGGAGATCTTGGAGGTGGTCGGAGTGGAGGAGATGAGGCACACCTTCCTCAGGCAAGCGCCGGAGGGACGCGGCGAGGTCACGGGAAGGATGGCCTCCATCGGGGGGAGGGACGTCTTCACCATCCTGCaggagagggagcgagagagggagCGCAGCGAATCCCCCGCCGCCGATTCAGACAACTCCTCCGTTCACGAGCAGCCGCAGCAAATCGCCATCCAGGTGTCGGTCCACCCGCCGCTCGCCGCCGGAGGTTACTGCAGCATAGAAGCACCGCCGCAGCCCGAGACCAcgccctcctctcctcccccctcatcctcctcctctcctctgccgCTGCCTCCCGCTCACCAGGAGGAGCAGCCCGAGGCGGAGGCGGAGGCGGAGGCTGAGCAGAGCGCCGAACAGGCTGCACCAGAGCCGGCGCCGGCAAATAACACCCCTCCCTGCCAGGTGATTTATGAGAGCCATGTGTGA